A window of Haloarchaeobius litoreus contains these coding sequences:
- a CDS encoding cation:proton antiporter domain-containing protein, which produces MLAGESAGHLALIVALIVALGVASQILGDRFRTPSVLFLIIAGILVGPEGIGNWFPFIDPIVTEETFGGALSTIVGLSVAIIVFEGAFHLKISKLREAPSANVKLVTLGATISFLGTTVAVRYLLDTEWAIAGLVGALLIATGPTVITPILEVVAVRDRVEAALETEGIVNDVTAAILAVVIFEVLAVEESSIEIYIQRFAERLGTGLLIGLVVAGIIWYVLRHVDLSPDNAPQNARLLTLAGAVVAFATANEIFSEAGVAAVATAGIVLGNADLPYEEQIEEFKGDVTLIVLSFVFIALAALLEFQKLFGLGWQGIAVVLIVALVLRPLLVFASTTAGQFTTSERWFISFVGPRGIIPASVATLFALELQTTNPGGADTLVGAVFLVILITVVFEAGLARQIAEALDVIPMRVLIIGGGQVGRSLADRLDDRGENVVIIEKDPEIVEVAREAGFTVHKGDGTDTDVLRAAGADNAKIVVAATGDDDANLLVVQLANSKFSVETVIARANNSDNVEAFEDLGVRTISSAMATAWAIDNEIERPALSDWITHFGEEGDIQEITVTSDELIGRTLSEVGPELPPGCLIALVSRDGEVQVPGADYTVQEGDNLTLLGERDSVREAMAFCHPED; this is translated from the coding sequence GTGCTCGCTGGCGAGAGCGCCGGCCATCTCGCGCTCATCGTCGCGCTCATCGTCGCGCTCGGTGTCGCCTCGCAGATACTCGGCGACCGGTTCCGCACGCCGAGCGTGCTCTTTCTCATCATCGCCGGCATCCTCGTCGGACCCGAGGGCATCGGCAACTGGTTCCCGTTCATCGACCCCATCGTCACCGAGGAGACGTTCGGCGGCGCTCTGTCGACCATCGTCGGCCTCTCGGTCGCCATCATCGTCTTCGAGGGGGCGTTTCACCTGAAGATATCCAAGCTCAGGGAGGCCCCCTCGGCGAACGTCAAGCTCGTCACGCTCGGGGCGACGATCTCGTTCCTCGGGACCACCGTCGCCGTCCGGTACCTGCTCGACACCGAGTGGGCCATCGCCGGGCTCGTCGGTGCGCTCCTGATCGCGACCGGGCCGACGGTCATCACACCGATCCTCGAGGTGGTCGCGGTGCGCGACCGTGTCGAGGCGGCACTGGAGACCGAAGGCATCGTCAACGACGTGACAGCGGCCATCCTCGCGGTCGTCATCTTCGAGGTGCTCGCGGTGGAGGAATCGAGCATCGAGATCTACATCCAGCGGTTCGCCGAGCGCCTCGGCACCGGGCTGCTCATCGGGCTCGTGGTCGCCGGCATCATCTGGTACGTGCTCCGGCACGTCGACCTCTCGCCGGACAACGCCCCGCAGAACGCCCGGTTGCTGACGCTGGCGGGCGCGGTCGTCGCGTTCGCGACGGCGAACGAGATCTTCTCCGAGGCCGGTGTCGCCGCCGTCGCGACGGCGGGCATCGTCCTCGGGAACGCCGACCTGCCCTACGAGGAGCAGATAGAGGAGTTCAAGGGCGACGTGACGCTCATCGTCCTCTCGTTCGTCTTCATCGCGCTGGCGGCGCTGCTGGAGTTCCAGAAGCTGTTCGGGCTCGGCTGGCAGGGCATCGCCGTGGTGCTCATCGTCGCGCTGGTGCTCCGGCCGCTGCTGGTGTTCGCCAGCACGACCGCCGGGCAGTTCACGACCTCCGAGCGCTGGTTCATCAGCTTCGTCGGCCCGCGCGGCATCATCCCGGCGTCGGTCGCGACGCTGTTCGCGCTCGAACTCCAGACCACGAACCCGGGCGGCGCGGACACCCTCGTCGGGGCGGTGTTCCTCGTCATCCTCATCACCGTCGTCTTCGAGGCCGGACTCGCCAGACAGATCGCGGAAGCACTCGACGTCATACCAATGCGTGTACTCATCATCGGAGGTGGGCAGGTGGGCCGTTCGCTCGCCGACCGCCTCGACGACCGAGGAGAGAACGTCGTCATCATCGAGAAGGACCCGGAGATAGTGGAGGTCGCCCGCGAGGCGGGCTTCACCGTCCACAAGGGCGACGGCACCGACACGGACGTGTTGCGTGCCGCCGGTGCCGACAACGCGAAGATCGTGGTCGCCGCCACCGGTGACGACGACGCGAACCTCCTCGTGGTACAGCTCGCGAACAGCAAGTTCTCCGTCGAGACGGTCATCGCACGGGCGAACAACTCGGACAACGTCGAGGCGTTCGAGGACCTCGGCGTCCGGACCATCTCCTCTGCGATGGCGACCGCGTGGGCCATCGACAACGAGATCGAGCGGCCCGCGCTCTCGGACTGGATCACCCACTTCGGCGAGGAGGGGGACATCCAGGAGATAACGGTCACCTCGGACGAGCTCATCGGCCGCACGCTCTCGGAGGTCGGGCCGGAGCTGCCGCCGGGCTGTCTCATCGCGCTCGTCTCCCGGGACGGCGAGGTGCAGGTCCCCGGGGCGGACTACACGGTCCAGGAGGGCGACAACCTCACCCTGCTCGGCGAACGTGACAGCGTCCGCGAGGCGATGGCGTTCTGTCACCCCGAGGACTGA
- a CDS encoding outer membrane protein assembly factor BamB family protein yields MRRSRRALLASLGTAALAGCTGDTPADETDPAATTTGRTVTTTGRTVTTTDSTGTSRPEPGQPSSVDADWPMPAADHGLSNASLDAAGPASELAELWATDVGTELSGPTLADGTLYVGGDDGTVRAFDARDGTEGWQRSVGSDAGTPWVVDGALVVPTGTRVVSLTRDGRTENWRVETGSRDAFLTASHGVYHVTGGAGPELVKLALSDGGEQWRANLGEGTAPPPWSPPLFASDGLVYVSTGTHAGVPWQFDPADGSSVGETELRGTGRGHHFPGEKCYLDGTVYASDAFYGDLWAFSAKSDTYERRWHTEFAGGSAVLGGELIAGDGERIFAHNRSESSFHGMSGGAGRNWSADSVGELVARPVVTEETVLALTADRLYCFDPQDGTRLWSRSREGIGTEFAVADDLLFTTDGGTLRAFRSV; encoded by the coding sequence ATGAGACGGTCCCGCCGCGCCCTCCTCGCGAGTCTCGGTACGGCCGCACTCGCGGGCTGTACCGGCGACACGCCCGCCGACGAGACCGACCCTGCCGCGACGACCACCGGCCGAACCGTGACGACCACCGGCCGAACCGTGACGACCACCGACAGCACCGGGACGAGTCGTCCGGAACCCGGGCAGCCGTCGAGCGTCGACGCCGACTGGCCGATGCCCGCCGCCGACCACGGACTGAGCAACGCCAGCCTCGACGCCGCCGGTCCGGCGAGCGAACTCGCCGAACTCTGGGCGACCGATGTCGGCACCGAGCTCTCGGGCCCGACCCTCGCCGACGGCACGCTCTACGTGGGTGGCGACGACGGCACCGTCCGTGCGTTCGACGCCCGCGACGGCACCGAAGGCTGGCAGCGGTCCGTCGGCTCCGACGCCGGAACGCCCTGGGTCGTCGACGGGGCTCTCGTCGTTCCCACCGGAACGCGCGTCGTCTCGCTCACCAGGGACGGCCGGACCGAGAACTGGCGCGTCGAGACTGGCTCCCGTGACGCGTTCCTGACAGCGTCCCACGGCGTCTATCACGTCACGGGCGGCGCTGGTCCCGAACTCGTGAAGCTCGCGCTCTCCGACGGGGGCGAGCAGTGGCGAGCCAACCTGGGCGAGGGGACCGCCCCACCCCCCTGGTCGCCGCCGCTGTTCGCGAGCGACGGGCTCGTCTACGTCTCGACGGGAACGCACGCCGGCGTGCCGTGGCAGTTCGACCCGGCAGACGGCTCGTCCGTCGGCGAGACCGAGCTTCGTGGGACCGGACGTGGCCACCACTTCCCCGGCGAGAAGTGTTACCTCGACGGCACCGTCTACGCCTCGGACGCCTTCTACGGCGACCTGTGGGCGTTCTCAGCGAAGTCGGACACGTACGAAAGACGCTGGCACACCGAGTTCGCGGGCGGGAGTGCCGTGCTGGGCGGCGAACTGATCGCTGGCGACGGCGAGCGAATCTTCGCCCACAACCGGTCCGAGAGCTCGTTCCACGGCATGTCCGGCGGTGCCGGGCGCAACTGGTCGGCCGACTCCGTCGGCGAACTCGTCGCCCGGCCCGTCGTAACCGAAGAGACGGTGCTCGCGCTCACTGCGGACCGGCTGTACTGCTTCGACCCACAGGACGGGACTCGTCTGTGGAGCCGCTCGCGTGAGGGCATCGGCACCGAGTTCGCCGTCGCCGACGACCTGCTCTTCACGACCGACGGCGGGACGCTCCGGGCGTTCCGGTCGGTGTGA
- a CDS encoding MBL fold metallo-hydrolase → MTAGDVNEVTTGECSDLHYVDTGMYGTAEYGAVYVLDAEEVALVDTGIGTHHDRILDALDELDIAPEAVEHLVVTHVHLDHAGGAGFLADACENATVWVHERGARHLADPSRLWEGTKAAVGDQIEWYTEPEPVPEGRIETLADGDTIDLGDRELQAAHAPGHAPHQHVFHDPANDAVFTADAAGIYVPSLDVVRETTPPPQFDLEQALADVETIRSFEPSTLLYPHFGPAETDDRLTEYEARLESWVATVADKRDELPDDETVVEHFAETTEMHEVWGERKARGETAMNVRGVLRYLDSRDD, encoded by the coding sequence ATGACAGCAGGCGACGTGAACGAAGTCACGACGGGCGAGTGTTCGGACCTCCACTACGTCGACACCGGCATGTACGGCACCGCGGAGTACGGCGCGGTGTACGTCCTCGACGCCGAGGAGGTCGCGCTCGTGGACACCGGTATCGGGACCCACCACGACCGCATCCTCGACGCGCTGGACGAGCTCGACATCGCGCCCGAGGCGGTCGAACACCTGGTCGTCACGCACGTCCACCTCGACCACGCGGGCGGGGCTGGCTTCCTCGCCGACGCATGCGAGAACGCGACGGTGTGGGTCCACGAGCGCGGTGCGCGACACCTCGCGGACCCGTCGCGACTCTGGGAGGGGACGAAGGCCGCGGTCGGCGACCAGATCGAGTGGTACACCGAGCCGGAGCCGGTGCCCGAGGGGCGCATCGAGACGCTCGCCGACGGCGACACCATCGACCTCGGCGACCGCGAGTTGCAAGCAGCGCACGCGCCGGGACACGCACCGCACCAGCACGTGTTCCACGACCCCGCGAACGATGCCGTGTTCACGGCCGACGCGGCGGGCATCTACGTCCCGAGCCTCGACGTGGTGCGGGAGACGACGCCGCCGCCACAGTTCGACCTGGAGCAGGCGCTCGCGGACGTCGAGACCATCCGGTCGTTCGAGCCGTCGACGCTGCTGTACCCGCACTTCGGGCCCGCCGAGACCGACGACCGGCTCACCGAGTACGAGGCACGGCTGGAGTCGTGGGTCGCGACCGTGGCGGACAAGCGCGACGAGCTCCCGGACGACGAGACCGTCGTCGAGCACTTCGCGGAGACGACGGAGATGCACGAGGTCTGGGGCGAGCGGAAGGCCCGCGGCGAGACGGCGATGAACGTCCGGGGCGTGCTCCGCTACCTCGACAGCCGGGACGACTGA
- a CDS encoding helix-turn-helix transcriptional regulator, with the protein MQFAFASCRRLELLERLADEPAAPSELVSKLPISRRTVHRHVTDLVDREWVVKQDGRYRLTVSGELLLTVCDSTKDAFEAVKECRPVLDRLPQEHAPDPAWLTDVDSFLATRKCPYRPIQRVETIIDETTSSIRTLSPSIGWLLVDRRDDLGQISVVTCAHCYDSESKEVSNPLSELDTADGVTLHLIDEDLIFGLLLTDRVTLVLGYDDTLRLTGCIESRSDELRSWASTVFDRHLSCATTSEQVCD; encoded by the coding sequence ATCCAGTTCGCGTTCGCCTCCTGCAGACGGCTCGAACTACTGGAGCGACTCGCCGACGAACCCGCAGCCCCCTCCGAACTGGTCTCCAAGCTACCAATCTCCCGTCGAACCGTTCACAGACACGTCACGGATCTGGTCGACCGTGAATGGGTCGTGAAGCAGGACGGCCGCTACCGACTTACTGTCTCGGGCGAATTACTACTGACGGTCTGCGACAGCACCAAGGACGCGTTTGAGGCTGTCAAGGAATGTCGACCAGTCCTCGACAGGCTACCACAGGAGCATGCCCCAGACCCGGCTTGGCTGACCGATGTCGATTCCTTCCTCGCCACCCGAAAGTGTCCGTACCGGCCGATACAGCGTGTCGAAACCATCATTGACGAGACCACGTCGTCGATTCGCACCCTCAGCCCGAGCATCGGTTGGCTGCTCGTCGACCGTCGCGATGATCTCGGACAGATTTCGGTCGTGACGTGCGCTCATTGCTACGATTCCGAGAGTAAAGAGGTGTCGAATCCGTTGTCAGAACTAGACACAGCCGATGGGGTTACTCTGCATCTAATCGACGAAGATCTGATTTTCGGTCTCCTACTCACGGACCGGGTGACACTCGTCCTCGGATACGACGATACGCTTCGTCTCACGGGGTGTATCGAATCCAGAAGTGACGAACTCCGGTCGTGGGCGTCGACTGTCTTCGACCGGCACCTCTCCTGTGCGACTACTTCAGAGCAAGTGTGTGACTAG
- a CDS encoding N-acyl homoserine lactonase family protein: MAATALYTLNTAHWTFDFSAAVQMQKPGEPYRGTCPAYLVEHPEGTVLVDTGVSPELVADPASYGPAGAAHMAPLLETLEQTEDQHLVNLLDGIGYAPEDIDKVVLSHLHTDHAGNIDLFPDAEFVVQKEELRYAFYPDGVQRLFYVTGDVHHLRRMDYDVTAVRGEYDVFGDGSVVAFPTPGHSPGHQSVQVELSDAGTVILAIDAANHREGYEGELAASFAHSLEDSVESIQAIKRRAELADADVYVHHDPDDIGRLPEPPEALE; this comes from the coding sequence ATGGCAGCGACGGCACTCTACACGCTGAACACAGCACACTGGACGTTCGACTTCTCCGCAGCGGTCCAGATGCAAAAGCCCGGGGAGCCGTACCGCGGCACCTGCCCCGCCTACCTCGTCGAACACCCCGAGGGGACGGTGCTGGTGGACACGGGCGTCAGCCCCGAGCTGGTCGCCGACCCGGCGTCGTACGGCCCCGCCGGCGCGGCCCACATGGCTCCCCTGCTGGAGACGCTCGAGCAGACCGAGGACCAGCACCTCGTGAACCTGCTCGACGGCATCGGCTACGCACCCGAGGACATCGACAAGGTGGTGTTGAGCCACCTGCACACCGACCACGCGGGGAACATCGACCTGTTCCCCGACGCCGAGTTCGTCGTCCAGAAGGAGGAGCTGCGCTACGCGTTCTACCCGGACGGCGTCCAGCGCCTGTTCTACGTCACCGGCGACGTCCACCACCTGCGCCGGATGGACTACGACGTGACCGCCGTCCGCGGCGAGTACGACGTGTTCGGCGACGGGAGCGTCGTCGCGTTCCCGACGCCGGGACACTCGCCCGGCCACCAGTCGGTACAGGTGGAACTGTCCGACGCGGGCACCGTCATCCTCGCCATCGACGCGGCGAACCACCGCGAGGGCTACGAGGGCGAGCTGGCGGCGTCGTTCGCGCACTCGCTGGAGGACTCCGTCGAGTCCATCCAGGCCATCAAGCGCCGGGCCGAGCTGGCCGACGCCGATGTCTACGTCCACCACGACCCCGACGACATCGGCCGGCTTCCGGAGCCGCCGGAGGCACTCGAATAG
- a CDS encoding AMP-dependent synthetase/ligase has product MNWQEAEREYTDEVTGETNLARMFEDSAERHADRPAQMFKGGVYDRSLTETVIPAAPDGEYRAISYDDMRTIVRHLAAGFRDLGVGAGDRVGIFSNTRMEWAQCDFGLLSAGAVVTTVYSGSSSRQVRYLLDDPNASAVVVENADALSHVLEVEEDLDLEFIVSMDRLEGHNEREDIHTLAEVHDRGAELFDRDEYESWVDSREWDDLASLIYTSGTTGQPKGVQLTHGNFRANVNQIRKRYGPRPDKGDLPVIDEHTRTVSYLPLAHVFERLAGHFEMFAAGACVGYAESPDTLRDDFAAVQPNAATSVPRVYEKIYDAIREQAETSDLRSRIFEWATDVGVEYHETENPGVALRAKARLADKLVFQKVREALGGNVDFLISGGGSLSPELCALYHAMGLPIMEGYGLTETAPVVAVNPPEEPKIGTIGPPVVDEDIYIDETIVEQETFADDPGQVGELLVDGPNVTEGYWEKPGETTQAFTEIDGKRWFRTGDIVHLRPDGYIEFRERSKQILVLSTGKNVAPAPIEDAFAASPVVEQCMVVGDGEKFVGALLVPNLERLRDEATENGTELPDDDEEAVEHEYVRERVQEEVDRINPQFETYEQIKRFRLVTEEFTEENDLLTPTMKKKRRNITDVHDELIDEIYAE; this is encoded by the coding sequence ATGAACTGGCAGGAGGCGGAGCGAGAGTACACCGACGAGGTGACAGGTGAGACGAACCTCGCCCGGATGTTCGAGGACAGTGCCGAACGGCACGCGGACCGCCCGGCGCAGATGTTCAAGGGCGGGGTCTACGACCGCTCGCTGACAGAGACGGTCATCCCGGCGGCCCCGGACGGCGAGTACCGCGCCATCAGCTACGACGACATGCGGACCATCGTCCGCCACCTGGCCGCCGGCTTCCGCGACCTCGGCGTCGGCGCGGGCGACCGCGTGGGCATCTTCTCGAACACGCGGATGGAGTGGGCCCAGTGCGACTTCGGCCTGCTCTCCGCCGGCGCTGTCGTGACGACGGTGTACTCGGGCTCGTCGTCCCGGCAGGTGCGCTACCTGCTCGACGACCCGAACGCGTCCGCCGTCGTCGTCGAGAACGCGGACGCGCTGTCGCACGTCCTGGAGGTCGAGGAGGACCTCGACCTCGAGTTCATCGTCTCGATGGACCGCCTCGAGGGCCACAACGAGCGCGAGGACATCCACACGCTCGCCGAGGTCCACGACCGGGGTGCGGAGCTGTTCGACCGAGACGAGTACGAGTCGTGGGTCGACTCGCGCGAGTGGGACGACCTGGCGAGCCTCATCTACACCTCCGGCACGACCGGCCAGCCGAAGGGCGTCCAGCTCACCCACGGTAACTTCCGGGCGAACGTCAACCAGATCAGAAAGCGGTACGGCCCGCGCCCGGACAAGGGCGACCTCCCGGTCATCGACGAACACACCCGGACGGTGTCGTACCTGCCACTGGCGCACGTCTTCGAGCGGCTGGCCGGGCACTTCGAGATGTTCGCCGCCGGTGCCTGCGTCGGCTACGCGGAGAGCCCCGACACGCTGCGTGACGACTTCGCGGCCGTCCAGCCGAACGCCGCGACGAGCGTCCCGCGGGTCTACGAGAAGATCTACGACGCCATCCGCGAGCAGGCCGAGACCTCGGACCTCCGCTCGCGCATCTTCGAGTGGGCGACCGACGTGGGCGTGGAGTACCACGAGACCGAGAACCCGGGCGTCGCGCTCCGGGCGAAGGCCAGACTCGCGGACAAACTCGTCTTCCAGAAGGTGCGCGAGGCACTGGGAGGCAACGTGGACTTCCTCATCAGCGGCGGTGGTTCGCTCTCGCCGGAGCTCTGCGCGCTCTACCACGCGATGGGGCTGCCCATCATGGAGGGCTACGGGCTCACCGAGACCGCGCCCGTCGTCGCCGTGAACCCGCCGGAGGAGCCGAAGATCGGCACCATCGGACCGCCGGTGGTCGACGAGGACATCTACATCGACGAGACGATCGTCGAGCAGGAGACGTTCGCGGACGACCCCGGCCAGGTCGGCGAGCTGCTCGTCGACGGGCCGAACGTCACCGAGGGCTACTGGGAGAAGCCGGGAGAGACCACCCAGGCCTTCACCGAGATCGACGGCAAGCGCTGGTTCCGGACCGGCGACATCGTCCACCTGCGCCCCGACGGCTACATCGAGTTCCGCGAGCGCTCGAAGCAGATACTCGTCCTCTCGACGGGCAAGAACGTCGCACCGGCACCCATCGAGGACGCCTTCGCCGCCTCGCCGGTCGTCGAGCAGTGCATGGTCGTCGGCGACGGCGAGAAGTTCGTCGGCGCGCTGCTCGTGCCGAACCTCGAACGGCTCCGCGACGAGGCGACCGAGAACGGCACCGAGCTGCCCGACGACGACGAGGAGGCCGTCGAGCACGAGTACGTCCGCGAACGGGTTCAGGAGGAGGTGGACCGCATCAACCCGCAGTTCGAGACGTACGAGCAGATCAAGCGGTTCCGGCTGGTCACCGAAGAGTTCACCGAGGAGAACGACCTGCTGACGCCGACGATGAAGAAGAAGCGCCGGAACATCACCGACGTGCACGACGAGCTCATCGACGAGATATACGCGGAGTGA
- a CDS encoding AMP-dependent synthetase/ligase produces the protein MDWREAEQQFSDDVTGMNTLARMFHDSADRHPDRPAQKYKGGVYDRSLASVGAVDEAPSDDYATLSYGEMQEIIQHLAAGFRALGVGAGDRVGLFADTRMEWAQCDFGLLSAGAVVTTVYESSSPAQVRYLLDDPGATGVVVENQELLDRVLEVSDSLSIRFIVCMDDLPADYDDEEGVYTLGEVYEEGRKRFDRDTFETWLDETDVEDLASLVYTSGTTGQPKGVRLTHRNFRSNVNQMYRRYGPRPEKSSSFPTIDEHTRTVSYLPLAHVFERAAGHFLIFAAGGCVGYAESVDTLKEDFQVVEPNTATSVPRVYEKIYDAIREQASESGFKERVFNWATGVSREYYRSDRPGALLKARYWLADKLVFSDVREALGGNVDYLISGGGTLSDELCTLYHGMGLPIYEGYGLTEASPVVTSNPPEEVKIGTIGPAYHDIDVRIDTSVVPEGEATDTMGKLGELLIRGPNVTDGYWNKPEETEAAFTEDGFFKTGDIVHKRPDDYLVFRERSKQILVLSTGKNVAPAPIEDAFVSSRVVEQCMVMGDGEKFVSALIVPNFEGLRERAAAEGVDLPDDDHAVCDADWAHEVVEQEVAAVNERFEKHEQIKEFRLAEEEFTEENDMMTPTMKKKRRNIKDRYDRLVEEIYGEDERAEPAEADD, from the coding sequence ATGGATTGGCGGGAGGCAGAACAACAGTTCTCTGACGACGTGACAGGCATGAACACCCTGGCACGAATGTTCCACGACAGCGCGGACCGACACCCGGACCGACCGGCACAGAAGTACAAAGGAGGTGTGTACGACCGGAGCCTCGCCTCGGTCGGGGCCGTGGACGAGGCACCGAGCGACGACTACGCGACGCTCAGCTACGGCGAGATGCAGGAGATCATCCAGCACCTCGCGGCGGGGTTCCGTGCGCTCGGCGTCGGCGCGGGCGACCGGGTGGGGCTGTTCGCCGACACGCGGATGGAGTGGGCCCAGTGCGACTTCGGCCTGCTCTCCGCGGGCGCGGTCGTGACGACGGTGTATGAGTCGTCCTCGCCGGCACAGGTGCGCTACCTGCTCGACGACCCCGGCGCGACGGGTGTCGTCGTCGAGAACCAGGAGCTGCTCGACCGCGTGCTCGAGGTCTCGGACTCCCTGTCCATCCGTTTCATCGTCTGCATGGACGACCTCCCCGCCGACTACGACGACGAGGAGGGCGTCTACACGCTCGGCGAGGTGTACGAGGAGGGTCGCAAGCGGTTCGACCGTGACACCTTCGAGACGTGGCTCGACGAGACCGACGTCGAGGACCTCGCGAGCCTCGTCTACACGTCCGGAACGACCGGCCAGCCGAAGGGGGTGCGCCTGACCCACCGCAACTTCCGGTCGAACGTCAACCAGATGTACCGCCGGTACGGCCCGCGCCCGGAGAAATCCAGTTCGTTCCCGACCATCGACGAGCACACCCGGACGGTGTCGTACCTGCCGCTGGCGCACGTCTTCGAGCGCGCCGCCGGGCACTTCCTCATCTTCGCGGCCGGCGGCTGCGTCGGCTACGCCGAGAGCGTCGACACGCTGAAGGAGGACTTCCAGGTCGTCGAGCCGAACACCGCGACCAGCGTCCCGCGGGTGTACGAGAAGATCTACGACGCCATCCGCGAGCAGGCCTCGGAGAGCGGCTTCAAGGAGCGGGTCTTCAACTGGGCGACCGGCGTCAGCCGCGAGTACTACCGCTCCGACCGGCCCGGGGCGCTGCTGAAGGCTCGCTACTGGCTCGCGGACAAACTCGTCTTCAGCGACGTGCGCGAGGCGCTCGGCGGCAACGTCGACTACCTCATCAGCGGCGGTGGCACGCTCTCGGACGAGCTCTGTACCCTCTACCACGGGATGGGGCTGCCCATCTACGAGGGCTACGGGCTCACCGAGGCGTCGCCCGTCGTGACGAGCAACCCGCCGGAGGAGGTCAAGATCGGCACCATCGGCCCCGCGTACCACGACATCGACGTGCGCATCGACACCTCCGTCGTCCCCGAGGGGGAGGCGACGGACACGATGGGCAAGCTCGGCGAGCTGCTCATCCGCGGGCCGAACGTGACCGACGGCTACTGGAACAAGCCCGAGGAGACCGAGGCCGCGTTCACCGAGGACGGCTTCTTCAAGACCGGCGACATCGTCCACAAGCGCCCGGACGACTACCTCGTGTTCCGCGAGCGCTCGAAGCAGATACTCGTCCTCTCGACCGGGAAGAACGTCGCGCCGGCACCCATCGAGGACGCGTTCGTCTCCAGCCGGGTCGTCGAGCAGTGCATGGTGATGGGCGACGGGGAGAAGTTCGTCTCCGCGCTCATCGTGCCGAACTTCGAGGGGCTGCGCGAGCGGGCGGCGGCGGAGGGGGTCGACCTGCCCGACGACGACCACGCAGTCTGTGACGCCGACTGGGCGCACGAGGTCGTCGAGCAGGAGGTCGCCGCGGTCAACGAACGCTTCGAGAAGCACGAACAGATCAAGGAGTTCCGGCTGGCCGAGGAGGAGTTCACCGAGGAGAACGACATGATGACGCCGACGATGAAGAAGAAGCGCCGGAACATCAAGGACCGCTACGACCGCCTCGTCGAGGAGATCTACGGCGAGGACGAGCGAGCCGAGCCGGCAGAGGCCGACGACTGA
- a CDS encoding 2'-5' RNA ligase family protein translates to MHSAVISTLPDEHHQRVLDLWDDLADEFGIDPASELPPPHVSYHVAETYDASTVESRLHSVRPEVDPFTVRTGGLGVFTAAPVVYLPVARSPELAELHDSLWSRLTDFADHADDYYHPDRWFPHVTLAYYSLDAELAGEVVTFLSDREFDWEMEIRDLAHLESNGTETRICSRVEL, encoded by the coding sequence ATGCACTCGGCAGTCATCTCGACGTTGCCCGACGAGCACCACCAGCGGGTACTGGACCTCTGGGACGACCTGGCGGACGAGTTCGGCATCGACCCGGCCTCCGAGCTCCCGCCGCCGCACGTCTCCTACCACGTCGCGGAGACCTACGACGCCTCGACCGTCGAGTCGCGGCTCCACTCGGTGCGTCCGGAGGTCGACCCCTTCACCGTCCGTACCGGCGGCCTGGGCGTGTTCACCGCCGCACCCGTCGTCTACCTGCCCGTCGCCCGCTCGCCCGAACTGGCCGAGCTGCACGACAGCCTCTGGTCGCGGCTCACCGACTTCGCGGACCACGCGGACGACTACTACCACCCGGACCGGTGGTTCCCGCACGTCACGCTCGCATACTACAGTCTCGACGCGGAGCTGGCGGGGGAGGTCGTGACGTTCCTCTCGGACCGCGAGTTCGACTGGGAGATGGAGATCCGGGACCTCGCGCACCTGGAGTCCAACGGCACCGAGACGCGCATCTGCTCGCGCGTCGAGCTGTGA